In Vigna radiata var. radiata cultivar VC1973A chromosome 3, Vradiata_ver6, whole genome shotgun sequence, the following proteins share a genomic window:
- the LOC106757191 gene encoding ABC transporter G family member 15-like: MELQSNEVIAVENKRRVCLVWEDLTVVASNGRSSAEKELLKGLNGYAEPNRIMALIGPSGSGKSTLLAALAGILPNNVRMTGNVILNGSTRRTTGCKDVCYVTQEDYFLGTLTVKETLTYAARLRLPSYTTRNEIEKVVTNVLAEMGLEDSAESRLGNWHLRGISTGEKRRLSIGIEILTQPHVMFLDEPTSGLDSAASFYVISSLSNIAHDGRIVICSIHQPSGEIFNLFDDLVLLAAGETVYFGQATMAVKFFADAGFPCPIRKNPPEHFLRCVSPEFDTVTALIKSKIENNASSSCNSLMDMTTEEIKSELVMNYKNSIHSENARRKIREMKKILQEEPLVGKIYDTSWLKQLCTLTNRSFLNMTRDFGYYWLRIVLYIILSVSAGCLLVNVGTSNEAIISRGKCDGFIFGLMIFLCLGGVPFYHEELKVFKRERFGKHYGEAIFVLSHFLSSLPFVLAISLSSGTILYHMVNFHPGFSHYCYFCMNIFCFISVTEGCTLLVAALLPDLLVALGTATGVIVFLMVPSNVFRSLADIPKFFWRYPMSYLSYITWSIQGQFKNDLIGLEFEPQVAGDAKIKGEDILQVMFGIRTDYSKWWDLGVLVCFLICYRVLYYLALKHKERASSLWQIKRTILHIFLKKPSLKDKYTPSKRHHSLHPLSVQEGLNSPLS; this comes from the exons ATGGAGTTGCAGAGTAATGAAGTTATTGCAGTGGAGAATAAGAGAAGAGTGTGTTTGGTTTGGGAAGATTTGACAGTGGTGGCTTCAAATGGTAGGAGTAGTGCAGAAAAGGAACTGCTAAAAGGTTTAAATGGTTATGCAGAACCCAACAGGATTATGGCACTCATTGGTCCTTCAGGATCTGGGAAATCAACTTTGCTTGCTGCACTTGCTG GGATACTTCCGAACAATGTTAGGATGACCGGAAATGTGATACTGAATGGGAGTACGAGAAGGACGACAGGCTGCAAAGACGTT TGTTATGTTACTCAAGAAGACTATTTCCTGGGAACTCTAACAGTGAAGGAAACCCTCACATATGCAGCTCGTTTGAGACTTCCTTCATATACAACCAGAAATGAGATTGAGAAGGTGGTAACAAATGTATTGGCTGAAATGGGTCTGGAAGATAGTGCAGAAAGCAGGCTTGGGAATTGGCATTTGAGAGGCATAAGTACAGGAGAGAAAAGAAGGCTTAGCATAGGCATTGAAATCTTAACTCAACCTCATGTAATGTTTCTGGATGAACCCACTAGTGGCTTGGATAGTGCAGCCTCTTTCTATGTCATTTCTTCTCTATCAAACATAGCACATGACGGAAGAATAGTCATATGCTCCATTCACCAGCCCAGTGGTGAAATCTTCAACCTTTTCGATGATCTGGTCCTCCTTGCAGCAGGTGAAACAGTATACTTTGGACAAGCAACTATGGCTGTAAAG TTCTTTGCTGATGCAGGGTTTCCTTGTCCAATCCGAAAGAATCCACCCGAGCATTTCCTTCGTTGTGTTAGCCCAGAGTTCGATACTGTCACAGCCTTAATAAAGTCGAAAATTGAAAAC AACGCTTCATCGTCGTGCAATTCTCTAATGGATATGACGACAGAGGAGATTAAATCGGAACTTGTAATGAACTACAAGAACTCCATACATTCAGAAAATGCAAGGAGAAAAAtcagagaaatgaaaaaaatt TTGCAGGAAGAACCTTTAGTTGGGAAGATATATGATACCAGCTGGCTGAAGCAGCTATGCACACTGACAAATAGATCCTTCCTAAATATGACTAGAGACTTCGGCTACTATTGGCTAAGGATTGTATTGTATATCATCCTATCAGTGAGTGCTGGTTGTCTTCTTGTCAACGTAGGAACAAGTAATGAAGCAATCATATCTAGAGGCAAATGTGATGGATTCATCTTTGGTTTAATGATCTTTCTGTGTTTAGGAGGCGTACCCTTTTACCATGAAGAATTAAAG GTCTTCAAACGTGAAAGATTTGGAAAGCATTATGGAGAGGCCATCTTTGTACTCTCACATTTCCTCTCATCACTGCCTTTTGTTCTTGCAATTTCCCTCTCTTCAGGGACAATACTTTACCATATGGTGAACTTTCATCCAGGCTTCTCTCATTACTGCTACTTTTGCATGAATATATTTTGCTTCATTTCTGTCACGGAGGGCTGCACATTACTCGTTGCAGCACTTTTACCCGACCTATTAGTAGCACTTGGAACTGCAACTGGTGTAATT GTATTCTTGATGGTGCCATCTAATGTATTCAGAAGTCTAGCAGACATTCCAAAATTCTTCTGGCGCTATCCAATGTCCTATCTCAGCTACATTACCTGGTCAATACAG GGTCAATTCAAGAATGACCTGATTGGTCTTGAATTTGAACCACAAGTGGCTGGGGATGCCAAGATAAAGGGTGAAGATATACTTCAAGTTATGTTTGGAATCAGGACTGATTATTCAAAATGGTGGGACTTAGGAGTTTTAGTTTGCTTCTTGATATGCTATAGAGTGCTGTATTACTTGGCTCTTAAACACAAAGAGAGAGCTTCATCATTGTGGCAGATCAAAAGGACCATCCTACACATTTTTCTCAAAAAACCCTCTTTGAAGGACAAATATACTCCTTCCAAGCGGCATCATTCCTTGCACCCTTTGTCAGTTCAGGAAGGTCTTAACTCTCCATTGTCATAA
- the LOC106757358 gene encoding heat stress transcription factor B-3-like, whose translation MKITNNNKGFFFEGGRKSTPPPFLLKTYMLVEDPATDNVVSWNVDGTAFVVWQPAEFARDLLPTFFKHSNFSSFVRQLNTYGFRKVATSRWEFLNERFKKGEREKLNEIQRRKAWSNKQPTGHQDCDEDERSSSTSSSSGYSTLVDENKRLKKENGVLNSELRSMKRKCKELVDLVAKYSSHAQDKEEDERPMLFGVRLDVEGGREIKRNRAEISESASIMLSQSCK comes from the exons atgaaaataacaaataataataaaggctTCTTCTTCGAAGGAGGAAGAAAGTCTACTCCACCGCCGTTTTTGCTCAAGACCTACATGCTTGTCGAGGATCCGGCTACCGATAACGTCGTCTCGTGGAACGTTGACGGGACGGCGTTCGTGGTGTGGCAGCCGGCCGAGTTTGCTCGTGATCTCCTCCCAACGTTCTTCAAGCACAGCAACTTCTCCAGCTTTGTACGCCAACTAAATACTTAT GGTTTTCGTAAAGTTGCAACAAGTAGATGGGAGTTTTTGAATGAGAGGTTCAAGAAAGGTGAAAGAGAAAAGCTAAATGAGATTCAGAGAAGAAAAGCTTGGAGTAACAAGCAACCAACAGGTCATCAAGATTGTGATGAAGATGAAAGGTCATCATCAACTTCATCATCTTCTGGGTACAGTACTCTGGTGGATGAAAACAAGAGGCTTAAGAAAGAGAATGGAGTCTTGAACTCTGAGCTAAGGAGCATGAAAAGAAAGTGCAAGGAGCTTGTTGATTTGGTGGCCAAATATTCATCACATGCACAAgacaaggaagaagatgaaaggCCAATGCTGTTTGGTGTGAGGTTAGATGTTGAAGGAGGGAGGGAGATTAAGAGGAATAGAGCTGAGATCAGTGAAAGCGCAAGCATCATGCTTTCTCAGTCATGCAAATAG